The Paucidesulfovibrio gracilis DSM 16080 genome contains a region encoding:
- a CDS encoding site-specific integrase — translation MSFSAPSYLTSHRNGLYFRLRIPSDLRPVMGMQEFKKSLKTRYLREARPKVIRLVTTSHAIFDEFRKRRDDVMSGRLSRETIRRIAQQWLDEALEEEREYRLSRSWELDELDKRNEQLTILATDAQEALECSNLKKVEGRASALLDREEIDIEKDSKEYREFCAALLEVEARFLNAARKTGFVGILQGQEQSQIMQPTAPTPPPSPTILEAIDKYIEFKTEGPNPWGAASRKDIPPQLKQFAELVKMGNAQLTMSELSRDHMKGYWKKIQKLPGARIKRYKDKTLHELLRMSIPEKDLYKPKSLETRFTAIRSFLNWCELEGFIDKAKPLNKVLEVPGGKAAAKSQRRAFNEDELKRLFSPDTYKRRNLRKDWQYWLPLLGLFTGARLEELCQLSMADIREESGVWILDINDQGRDKHVKTEAGKRLVPIHPYLAHDLGFLAFVDSKRRRTTKRLFNDLPPDVKGKYSHAASKWFTRFRRKQNVGAQEGVSDVTFHSFRHTFITRAKLLDLARYKVKEVVGHEQGEFDDVTAGYEGNYPVDTLLNEVVAKIDFHEMLDLEHLHNPCWID, via the coding sequence ATGTCTTTTTCTGCCCCATCCTACCTCACCAGCCATCGAAATGGCCTCTATTTTCGACTTCGAATTCCAAGCGATTTGCGCCCGGTCATGGGCATGCAAGAATTCAAGAAGTCGCTCAAAACCAGATACTTGAGAGAAGCGCGGCCTAAGGTTATAAGACTGGTCACTACCTCGCATGCGATATTTGATGAATTTCGTAAAAGGAGGGATGATGTCATGTCTGGTAGATTGAGTCGTGAAACCATACGCCGCATCGCTCAGCAATGGCTCGATGAGGCGCTCGAAGAAGAACGTGAATACCGCCTCTCCCGTTCATGGGAGTTAGACGAGCTGGACAAGCGCAATGAACAGCTCACAATCCTTGCCACAGACGCCCAAGAAGCTCTTGAATGTAGCAACCTCAAGAAGGTTGAAGGTAGAGCCTCAGCGCTACTGGATCGTGAAGAAATAGATATTGAAAAGGACTCCAAAGAATACCGTGAATTCTGCGCTGCCCTGCTTGAAGTCGAAGCAAGATTTCTGAATGCAGCTCGTAAAACAGGCTTTGTAGGAATCCTCCAAGGGCAAGAGCAGTCTCAAATCATGCAACCGACTGCTCCAACGCCTCCACCATCCCCAACAATCCTCGAAGCAATCGACAAGTACATCGAATTCAAGACGGAAGGTCCCAATCCGTGGGGTGCTGCAAGTCGCAAGGATATACCGCCACAATTGAAGCAATTCGCTGAGCTGGTCAAAATGGGTAATGCCCAATTGACCATGAGTGAATTGTCACGCGACCACATGAAAGGCTACTGGAAAAAGATCCAGAAACTGCCTGGAGCAAGGATTAAACGGTACAAGGATAAAACTCTGCATGAATTGCTACGGATGAGTATCCCAGAAAAGGATCTTTACAAGCCGAAGTCTCTCGAAACACGCTTCACTGCCATACGCTCATTCCTTAACTGGTGTGAGCTTGAAGGATTCATCGACAAGGCCAAACCTCTGAACAAGGTTCTCGAAGTCCCTGGAGGCAAGGCTGCAGCAAAATCCCAACGCAGGGCTTTCAACGAAGATGAGCTGAAACGACTTTTCAGCCCCGACACATACAAACGCCGTAATCTCCGAAAGGACTGGCAGTACTGGCTTCCTCTTCTCGGCCTTTTTACTGGCGCTCGTTTAGAAGAGCTCTGCCAGCTCTCAATGGCTGATATTCGTGAGGAGTCCGGTGTCTGGATCTTGGACATAAACGATCAAGGCAGGGATAAGCACGTAAAGACGGAAGCAGGTAAACGCCTGGTTCCGATCCATCCATATCTTGCCCATGATCTTGGATTCTTGGCTTTTGTCGACTCGAAACGAAGAAGAACAACCAAACGTCTTTTCAACGATCTACCGCCAGACGTGAAAGGCAAGTATTCCCATGCGGCGTCAAAATGGTTCACTCGATTCAGGCGCAAGCAGAATGTTGGAGCTCAGGAAGGCGTAAGCGATGTCACCTTCCACTCTTTCCGGCATACCTTCATTACCAGGGCAAAGCTACTTGATCTGGCAAGGTACAAAGTCAAAGAGGTCGTCGGGCATGAGCAAGGCGAGTTTGACGATGTAACGGCAGGATATGAAGGGAACTACCCCGTTGATACGCTACTGAATGAAGTCGTCGCCAAGATCGATTTCCATGAAATGCTCGATCTAGAGCATCTGCATAATCCATGTTGGATAGATTAA